The genomic interval CAGTAACCCAGTACACCGACACCGTACCAACAATATAATCCCTCTTATTCTTCGCGTACCGCGAAAAGTCACTACTATTCGTCATGCCTGCCGCTTTCCCGCCGATAGCCTGGTTAATACCCGCCATCATCAGCCACGAGACGTTCCACCGGGACGAGGAGGGTACTTTCTCGCCCTGGTAGAAGACGGGGCCAACGCCGCGAGCGACAACTACGGACCAGGCGAGTAAGGCGACCATGGCGGCGCCGCAGGCGACGGAGGAGACGAAGAACGGCTTTTTGAAGCGCTCGGGGCGGATGAAGAGGAAGGGAAGGGAAACTATCCAGAAGACTGTGAAGCCTAGGAGTTCGTAGGTTGTTGTTGGGGTGGTTTTGCTGGGGGTGTTGGGAATCTTTGCAAAGGAGGGCCAGATTGCGGTTATGCAGACGCTGCGAGAGGTGTACTGTCAGTGTTTGAGACTTCGTTCGAGGAGGGGATGCTAATCATACGTTACTAGTTTACCTCCATTCCAACCTGTTCAAACCCGGATCAGTCATCTTGTCGGATGTAGAAGGGGGATGGCGTCTTGGAAAGACTAGAGACACGCTTACACTGGAGAGCGGTCCAGATAAAGTTGAGGAGAATGCGCTGCAGCAGCGGTATGAAACTCGCTCGGAAGCCCCATGTATATCTATTCTGGACGGTGAAGCCGATGTGCCAGGTCAGACCGCACCAAGCCACGGGAATGGCGAAGAAGCAGCAGAGGGCGCGCGAGACGACGATGACGGCCATAGCCTGGCCGACTGAGAGCCCCTGAGTAAGGAAGGTGTTGGGAGTCTGCCATGTTGCGACATTGAGAGACGATCTGTTGGAATGGGCAGAGGTTCAGTATTTGGACATAGGATGATTTTTCTTTCTCAGAGTACAAGAGGAGTCAAACTTACAACGACCAGGAGCCGAAAAAGTTGAACCAGCCCCATGTACGGCGGAAGGGCGGCAAGGGGATAAGGTCGCGGTTCGACCAGGCGCTGACTTCTTCGTGGCGGGACTTGTCCGACTTGAGGGCCAGGGCTTCTTTGATTCTGCGCGCTGTCTTGTTCGCCAT from Colletotrichum lupini chromosome 2, complete sequence carries:
- a CDS encoding NCS1 nucleoside transporter, producing the protein MANKTARRIKEALALKSDKSRHEEVSAWSNRDLIPLPPFRRTWGWFNFFGSWSLSSLNVATWQTPNTFLTQGLSVGQAMAVIVVSRALCCFFAIPVAWCGLTWHIGFTVQNRYTWGFRASFIPLLQRILLNFIWTALQCWNGGKLVTVCITAIWPSFAKIPNTPSKTTPTTTYELLGFTVFWIVSLPFLFIRPERFKKPFFVSSVACGAAMVALLAWSVVVARGVGPVFYQGEKVPSSSRWNVSWLMMAGINQAIGGKAAGMTNSSDFSRYAKNKRDYIVGTVSVYWVTGVLVCLGGLVTTAACQKIYGQIYWNPPDLLMVMMDHGQGSPGSRAAVFFLALAFAFTPMFENVCSNAVAGGIDLAGLFPRYLDIRRGALLTFAAAWIIQPWQLINQAATFVAVLNSFAVFLASQLLWTLCV